One window of the Equus caballus isolate H_3958 breed thoroughbred chromosome 2, TB-T2T, whole genome shotgun sequence genome contains the following:
- the CD164L2 gene encoding CD164 sialomucin-like 2 protein isoform X4, which yields MAAPGPRALRAALCGGCCCLLLCAQLAVAGKGALGFGRGALLRRNIWPAVRGACKQLKLCEHCVEAGRAHNLSGCVWEQCPQEEPGRCVAPAEVVKEGCSVYNHSESCPAAHHHPTYEPKTITTGSPPVPEAQNPGFDGASFIGGVVLVLSLQAVAFFVLRFLKAKDSTYQTL from the exons ATGGCCGCGCCGGGACCCCGCGCCCTCCGGGCTGCGCTCTGTGGCggctgctgctgcctcctcctgTGTGCCCAGCTCGCTGTGGCTG GTAAAGGAGCTCTGGGCTTTGGGCGGGGAGCCCTGCTTCGCAGGAACATCTGGCCAGCTGTCCGAGGGGCCTGCAAACAGCTGAAGCTCTGTGAGCATTGTGTGGAGGCGGGCAGAGCACACAACCTCTCTGGCTGTGTGTGGGAGCAATGTCCGCAGGAGGAACCAG GACGCTGTGTGGCCCCAGCTGAGGTGGTCAAAGAAGGTTGCTCTGTCTATAACCACTCAGAGTCGTGTCCAG CTGCCCACCATCACCCCACCTATGAACCAAAGACAATCACAACAG GAAGCCCCCCGGTCCCCGAAGCCCAGAACCCTGGCTTTGACGGGGCCAGCTTCATTGGGGGCGTAGTGCTGGTGCTGAGCCTGCAGGCAGTGGCCTTCTTTGTCTTGCGCTTCCTCAAGGCCAAGGACAGCACCTACCAGACACTGTGA
- the CD164L2 gene encoding CD164 sialomucin-like 2 protein isoform X2 translates to MAAPGPRALRAALCGGCCCLLLCAQLAVAGKGALGFGRGALLRRNIWPAVRGACKQLKLCEHCVEAGRAHNLSGCVWEQCPQEEPGRCVAPAEVVKEGCSVYNHSESCPAAHHHPTYEPKTITTGSPPVPEAQNPGFDGASFIGGVVLVLSLQAVAFFVLRFLKAKDSTYQTLI, encoded by the exons ATGGCCGCGCCGGGACCCCGCGCCCTCCGGGCTGCGCTCTGTGGCggctgctgctgcctcctcctgTGTGCCCAGCTCGCTGTGGCTG GTAAAGGAGCTCTGGGCTTTGGGCGGGGAGCCCTGCTTCGCAGGAACATCTGGCCAGCTGTCCGAGGGGCCTGCAAACAGCTGAAGCTCTGTGAGCATTGTGTGGAGGCGGGCAGAGCACACAACCTCTCTGGCTGTGTGTGGGAGCAATGTCCGCAGGAGGAACCAG GACGCTGTGTGGCCCCAGCTGAGGTGGTCAAAGAAGGTTGCTCTGTCTATAACCACTCAGAGTCGTGTCCAG CTGCCCACCATCACCCCACCTATGAACCAAAGACAATCACAACAG GAAGCCCCCCGGTCCCCGAAGCCCAGAACCCTGGCTTTGACGGGGCCAGCTTCATTGGGGGCGTAGTGCTGGTGCTGAGCCTGCAGGCAGTGGCCTTCTTTGTCTTGCGCTTCCTCAAGGCCAAGGACAGCACCTACCAGACACT AATCTGA
- the CD164L2 gene encoding CD164 sialomucin-like 2 protein isoform X7, translated as MAAPGPRALRAALCGGCCCLLLCAQLAVAALLRRNIWPAVRGACKQLKLCEHCVEAGRAHNLSGCVWEQCPQEEPGRCVAPAEVVKEGCSVYNHSESCPAAHHHPTYEPKTITTGSPPVPEAQNPGFDGASFIGGVVLVLSLQAVAFFVLRFLKAKDSTYQTL; from the exons ATGGCCGCGCCGGGACCCCGCGCCCTCCGGGCTGCGCTCTGTGGCggctgctgctgcctcctcctgTGTGCCCAGCTCGCTGTGGCTG CCCTGCTTCGCAGGAACATCTGGCCAGCTGTCCGAGGGGCCTGCAAACAGCTGAAGCTCTGTGAGCATTGTGTGGAGGCGGGCAGAGCACACAACCTCTCTGGCTGTGTGTGGGAGCAATGTCCGCAGGAGGAACCAG GACGCTGTGTGGCCCCAGCTGAGGTGGTCAAAGAAGGTTGCTCTGTCTATAACCACTCAGAGTCGTGTCCAG CTGCCCACCATCACCCCACCTATGAACCAAAGACAATCACAACAG GAAGCCCCCCGGTCCCCGAAGCCCAGAACCCTGGCTTTGACGGGGCCAGCTTCATTGGGGGCGTAGTGCTGGTGCTGAGCCTGCAGGCAGTGGCCTTCTTTGTCTTGCGCTTCCTCAAGGCCAAGGACAGCACCTACCAGACACT CTGA
- the CD164L2 gene encoding CD164 sialomucin-like 2 protein isoform X3 — translation MAAPGPRALRAALCGGCCCLLLCAQLAVAGKGALGFGRGALLRRNIWPAVRGACKQLKLCEHCVEAGRAHNLSGCVWEQCPQEEPGRCVAPAEVVKEGCSVYNHSESCPAAHHHPTYEPKTITTGSPPVPEAQNPGFDGASFIGGVVLVLSLQAVAFFVLRFLKAKDSTYQTL, via the exons ATGGCCGCGCCGGGACCCCGCGCCCTCCGGGCTGCGCTCTGTGGCggctgctgctgcctcctcctgTGTGCCCAGCTCGCTGTGGCTG GTAAAGGAGCTCTGGGCTTTGGGCGGGGAGCCCTGCTTCGCAGGAACATCTGGCCAGCTGTCCGAGGGGCCTGCAAACAGCTGAAGCTCTGTGAGCATTGTGTGGAGGCGGGCAGAGCACACAACCTCTCTGGCTGTGTGTGGGAGCAATGTCCGCAGGAGGAACCAG GACGCTGTGTGGCCCCAGCTGAGGTGGTCAAAGAAGGTTGCTCTGTCTATAACCACTCAGAGTCGTGTCCAG CTGCCCACCATCACCCCACCTATGAACCAAAGACAATCACAACAG GAAGCCCCCCGGTCCCCGAAGCCCAGAACCCTGGCTTTGACGGGGCCAGCTTCATTGGGGGCGTAGTGCTGGTGCTGAGCCTGCAGGCAGTGGCCTTCTTTGTCTTGCGCTTCCTCAAGGCCAAGGACAGCACCTACCAGACACT CTGA
- the CD164L2 gene encoding CD164 sialomucin-like 2 protein isoform X6: protein MAAPGPRALRAALCGGCCCLLLCAQLAVAALLRRNIWPAVRGACKQLKLCEHCVEAGRAHNLSGCVWEQCPQEEPGRCVAPAEVVKEGCSVYNHSESCPAAHHHPTYEPKTITTGSPPVPEAQNPGFDGASFIGGVVLVLSLQAVAFFVLRFLKAKDSTYQTLI from the exons ATGGCCGCGCCGGGACCCCGCGCCCTCCGGGCTGCGCTCTGTGGCggctgctgctgcctcctcctgTGTGCCCAGCTCGCTGTGGCTG CCCTGCTTCGCAGGAACATCTGGCCAGCTGTCCGAGGGGCCTGCAAACAGCTGAAGCTCTGTGAGCATTGTGTGGAGGCGGGCAGAGCACACAACCTCTCTGGCTGTGTGTGGGAGCAATGTCCGCAGGAGGAACCAG GACGCTGTGTGGCCCCAGCTGAGGTGGTCAAAGAAGGTTGCTCTGTCTATAACCACTCAGAGTCGTGTCCAG CTGCCCACCATCACCCCACCTATGAACCAAAGACAATCACAACAG GAAGCCCCCCGGTCCCCGAAGCCCAGAACCCTGGCTTTGACGGGGCCAGCTTCATTGGGGGCGTAGTGCTGGTGCTGAGCCTGCAGGCAGTGGCCTTCTTTGTCTTGCGCTTCCTCAAGGCCAAGGACAGCACCTACCAGACACT AATCTGA
- the CD164L2 gene encoding CD164 sialomucin-like 2 protein isoform X1: MAAPGPRALRAALCGGCCCLLLCAQLAVAGKGALGFGRGALLRRNIWPAVRGACKQLKLCEHCVEAGRAHNLSGCVWEQCPQEEPGRCVAPAEVVKEGCSVYNHSESCPAAHHHPTYEPKTITTGSPPVPEAQNPGFDGASFIGGVVLVLSLQAVAFFVLRFLKAKDSTYQTLEENQ; the protein is encoded by the exons ATGGCCGCGCCGGGACCCCGCGCCCTCCGGGCTGCGCTCTGTGGCggctgctgctgcctcctcctgTGTGCCCAGCTCGCTGTGGCTG GTAAAGGAGCTCTGGGCTTTGGGCGGGGAGCCCTGCTTCGCAGGAACATCTGGCCAGCTGTCCGAGGGGCCTGCAAACAGCTGAAGCTCTGTGAGCATTGTGTGGAGGCGGGCAGAGCACACAACCTCTCTGGCTGTGTGTGGGAGCAATGTCCGCAGGAGGAACCAG GACGCTGTGTGGCCCCAGCTGAGGTGGTCAAAGAAGGTTGCTCTGTCTATAACCACTCAGAGTCGTGTCCAG CTGCCCACCATCACCCCACCTATGAACCAAAGACAATCACAACAG GAAGCCCCCCGGTCCCCGAAGCCCAGAACCCTGGCTTTGACGGGGCCAGCTTCATTGGGGGCGTAGTGCTGGTGCTGAGCCTGCAGGCAGTGGCCTTCTTTGTCTTGCGCTTCCTCAAGGCCAAGGACAGCACCTACCAGACACT GGAGGAGAACCAGTAG
- the CD164L2 gene encoding CD164 sialomucin-like 2 protein isoform X5, with product MAAPGPRALRAALCGGCCCLLLCAQLAVAALLRRNIWPAVRGACKQLKLCEHCVEAGRAHNLSGCVWEQCPQEEPGRCVAPAEVVKEGCSVYNHSESCPAAHHHPTYEPKTITTGSPPVPEAQNPGFDGASFIGGVVLVLSLQAVAFFVLRFLKAKDSTYQTLEENQ from the exons ATGGCCGCGCCGGGACCCCGCGCCCTCCGGGCTGCGCTCTGTGGCggctgctgctgcctcctcctgTGTGCCCAGCTCGCTGTGGCTG CCCTGCTTCGCAGGAACATCTGGCCAGCTGTCCGAGGGGCCTGCAAACAGCTGAAGCTCTGTGAGCATTGTGTGGAGGCGGGCAGAGCACACAACCTCTCTGGCTGTGTGTGGGAGCAATGTCCGCAGGAGGAACCAG GACGCTGTGTGGCCCCAGCTGAGGTGGTCAAAGAAGGTTGCTCTGTCTATAACCACTCAGAGTCGTGTCCAG CTGCCCACCATCACCCCACCTATGAACCAAAGACAATCACAACAG GAAGCCCCCCGGTCCCCGAAGCCCAGAACCCTGGCTTTGACGGGGCCAGCTTCATTGGGGGCGTAGTGCTGGTGCTGAGCCTGCAGGCAGTGGCCTTCTTTGTCTTGCGCTTCCTCAAGGCCAAGGACAGCACCTACCAGACACT GGAGGAGAACCAGTAG
- the FCN3 gene encoding ficolin-3 isoform X3, which produces MRGSLVSCPPTSLAPYKRASSLRGTSKMGLLWTPLSLLLLLLGKPACMRTQDHPSCPEPRELETSKVVLLSSCPGAPGSPGEKGAPGPPGPPGKMGPKGEPGNPANLLRCQEGPRSCQELLSQGATLSGWYHLCLPEGKALLVFCDMDTEGGGWLVFQRRQDGSVDFFRSWSSYKAGFGSQESKFWLGNENLHQLTLQGTWELRVELEDFNGNRTFASYESFHLLGDTDHYQLVLGKFLKGTAGDSLSFHSGKPFTTHDADHDTSGGNCAVIVHGAWWYGSCYQSNLNGRYATSQATAHKYGIDWASGLGVGHPYRRVRMMLR; this is translated from the exons ATGAGAGGAAGTCTTGTATCATGTCctcccaccagcctggccccttaTAAACGGGCATCCTCTCTCAGGGGTACCAGCAAGATGGGCCTACTGTGGACCCCACTCTCCCTTTTGCTCCTCTTGCTTGGGAAGCCTGCCTGCATGAGGACCCAGGACCACCCCAGCTGTCCAG AACCCAGGGAACTGGAAACCAGCAAGGTTGTCCTCCTGTCCAGCTGTCCTGGAGCCCCAGGAAGTCCTGGGGAGAAAGGAGCTCCAG GGCCACCTGGACCACCGGGCAAGATGGGCCCCAAGGGTGAGCCTG GAAATCCAGCGAACCTGCTCCGATGCCAGGAGG GCCCCAGGagctgccaggagctgctgaGCCAGGGCGCCACCTTGAGTGGTTGGTACCACCTGTGTCTACCTGAGGGCAAAGCCCTCCTTGTCTTTTGTGACATGGACACTGAAGGAGGTGGCTGGCTG GTGTTCCAGAGGCGACAGGATGGTTCTGTGGATTTCTTCCGCTCTTGGTCCTCCTACAAAGCAGGTTTTGGGAGCCAGGAGTCCAAATTCTGGCTGGGGAATGAGAATTTGCACCAGCTTACCCTCCAGG gTACCTGGGAGCTGCGGGTGGAGCTGGAGGACTTCAATGGCAACCGCACCTTTGCCAGCTATGAGTCCTTCCACCTCCTTGGGGACACAGATCACTACCAGCTGGTTCTGGGCAAGTTCTTAAAGGGCACTGCAG GGGACTCCCTGAGCTTCCACAGCGGGAAGCCCTTTACCACCCACGACGCTGACCATGATACAAGTGGGGGCAACTGCGCGGTGATTGTCCACGGCGCCTGGTGGTACGGATCCTGCTATCAATCCAATCTCAACGGGCGCTATGCGACGTCCCAGGCCACTGCCCACAAGTACGGCATCGACTGGGCCTCAGGCCTGGGCGTGGGCCACCCTTACCGCAGGGTTCGCATGATGCTTCGCTAG
- the FCN3 gene encoding ficolin-3 isoform X2, which translates to MGLLWTPLSLLLLLLGKPACMRTQDHPSCPEPRELETSKVVLLSSCPGAPGSPGEKGAPGPQGPPGPPGKMGPKGNPANLLRCQEGPRSCQELLSQGATLSGWYHLCLPEGKALLVFCDMDTEGGGWLVFQRRQDGSVDFFRSWSSYKAGFGSQESKFWLGNENLHQLTLQGTWELRVELEDFNGNRTFASYESFHLLGDTDHYQLVLGKFLKGTAGDSLSFHSGKPFTTHDADHDTSGGNCAVIVHGAWWYGSCYQSNLNGRYATSQATAHKYGIDWASGLGVGHPYRRVRMMLR; encoded by the exons ATGGGCCTACTGTGGACCCCACTCTCCCTTTTGCTCCTCTTGCTTGGGAAGCCTGCCTGCATGAGGACCCAGGACCACCCCAGCTGTCCAG AACCCAGGGAACTGGAAACCAGCAAGGTTGTCCTCCTGTCCAGCTGTCCTGGAGCCCCAGGAAGTCCTGGGGAGAAAGGAGCTCCAGGTCCTCAAG GGCCACCTGGACCACCGGGCAAGATGGGCCCCAAGG GAAATCCAGCGAACCTGCTCCGATGCCAGGAGG GCCCCAGGagctgccaggagctgctgaGCCAGGGCGCCACCTTGAGTGGTTGGTACCACCTGTGTCTACCTGAGGGCAAAGCCCTCCTTGTCTTTTGTGACATGGACACTGAAGGAGGTGGCTGGCTG GTGTTCCAGAGGCGACAGGATGGTTCTGTGGATTTCTTCCGCTCTTGGTCCTCCTACAAAGCAGGTTTTGGGAGCCAGGAGTCCAAATTCTGGCTGGGGAATGAGAATTTGCACCAGCTTACCCTCCAGG gTACCTGGGAGCTGCGGGTGGAGCTGGAGGACTTCAATGGCAACCGCACCTTTGCCAGCTATGAGTCCTTCCACCTCCTTGGGGACACAGATCACTACCAGCTGGTTCTGGGCAAGTTCTTAAAGGGCACTGCAG GGGACTCCCTGAGCTTCCACAGCGGGAAGCCCTTTACCACCCACGACGCTGACCATGATACAAGTGGGGGCAACTGCGCGGTGATTGTCCACGGCGCCTGGTGGTACGGATCCTGCTATCAATCCAATCTCAACGGGCGCTATGCGACGTCCCAGGCCACTGCCCACAAGTACGGCATCGACTGGGCCTCAGGCCTGGGCGTGGGCCACCCTTACCGCAGGGTTCGCATGATGCTTCGCTAG
- the FCN3 gene encoding ficolin-3 isoform X5, with translation MGLLWTPLSLLLLLLGKPACMRTQDHPSCPEPRELETSKVVLLSSCPGAPGSPGEKGAPGPQGPRSCQELLSQGATLSGWYHLCLPEGKALLVFCDMDTEGGGWLVFQRRQDGSVDFFRSWSSYKAGFGSQESKFWLGNENLHQLTLQGTWELRVELEDFNGNRTFASYESFHLLGDTDHYQLVLGKFLKGTAGDSLSFHSGKPFTTHDADHDTSGGNCAVIVHGAWWYGSCYQSNLNGRYATSQATAHKYGIDWASGLGVGHPYRRVRMMLR, from the exons ATGGGCCTACTGTGGACCCCACTCTCCCTTTTGCTCCTCTTGCTTGGGAAGCCTGCCTGCATGAGGACCCAGGACCACCCCAGCTGTCCAG AACCCAGGGAACTGGAAACCAGCAAGGTTGTCCTCCTGTCCAGCTGTCCTGGAGCCCCAGGAAGTCCTGGGGAGAAAGGAGCTCCAGGTCCTCAAG GCCCCAGGagctgccaggagctgctgaGCCAGGGCGCCACCTTGAGTGGTTGGTACCACCTGTGTCTACCTGAGGGCAAAGCCCTCCTTGTCTTTTGTGACATGGACACTGAAGGAGGTGGCTGGCTG GTGTTCCAGAGGCGACAGGATGGTTCTGTGGATTTCTTCCGCTCTTGGTCCTCCTACAAAGCAGGTTTTGGGAGCCAGGAGTCCAAATTCTGGCTGGGGAATGAGAATTTGCACCAGCTTACCCTCCAGG gTACCTGGGAGCTGCGGGTGGAGCTGGAGGACTTCAATGGCAACCGCACCTTTGCCAGCTATGAGTCCTTCCACCTCCTTGGGGACACAGATCACTACCAGCTGGTTCTGGGCAAGTTCTTAAAGGGCACTGCAG GGGACTCCCTGAGCTTCCACAGCGGGAAGCCCTTTACCACCCACGACGCTGACCATGATACAAGTGGGGGCAACTGCGCGGTGATTGTCCACGGCGCCTGGTGGTACGGATCCTGCTATCAATCCAATCTCAACGGGCGCTATGCGACGTCCCAGGCCACTGCCCACAAGTACGGCATCGACTGGGCCTCAGGCCTGGGCGTGGGCCACCCTTACCGCAGGGTTCGCATGATGCTTCGCTAG
- the FCN3 gene encoding ficolin-3 isoform X4, with protein sequence MGLLWTPLSLLLLLLGKPACMRTQDHPSCPEPRELETSKVVLLSSCPGAPGSPGEKGAPGPPGPPGKMGPKGNPANLLRCQEGPRSCQELLSQGATLSGWYHLCLPEGKALLVFCDMDTEGGGWLVFQRRQDGSVDFFRSWSSYKAGFGSQESKFWLGNENLHQLTLQGTWELRVELEDFNGNRTFASYESFHLLGDTDHYQLVLGKFLKGTAGDSLSFHSGKPFTTHDADHDTSGGNCAVIVHGAWWYGSCYQSNLNGRYATSQATAHKYGIDWASGLGVGHPYRRVRMMLR encoded by the exons ATGGGCCTACTGTGGACCCCACTCTCCCTTTTGCTCCTCTTGCTTGGGAAGCCTGCCTGCATGAGGACCCAGGACCACCCCAGCTGTCCAG AACCCAGGGAACTGGAAACCAGCAAGGTTGTCCTCCTGTCCAGCTGTCCTGGAGCCCCAGGAAGTCCTGGGGAGAAAGGAGCTCCAG GGCCACCTGGACCACCGGGCAAGATGGGCCCCAAGG GAAATCCAGCGAACCTGCTCCGATGCCAGGAGG GCCCCAGGagctgccaggagctgctgaGCCAGGGCGCCACCTTGAGTGGTTGGTACCACCTGTGTCTACCTGAGGGCAAAGCCCTCCTTGTCTTTTGTGACATGGACACTGAAGGAGGTGGCTGGCTG GTGTTCCAGAGGCGACAGGATGGTTCTGTGGATTTCTTCCGCTCTTGGTCCTCCTACAAAGCAGGTTTTGGGAGCCAGGAGTCCAAATTCTGGCTGGGGAATGAGAATTTGCACCAGCTTACCCTCCAGG gTACCTGGGAGCTGCGGGTGGAGCTGGAGGACTTCAATGGCAACCGCACCTTTGCCAGCTATGAGTCCTTCCACCTCCTTGGGGACACAGATCACTACCAGCTGGTTCTGGGCAAGTTCTTAAAGGGCACTGCAG GGGACTCCCTGAGCTTCCACAGCGGGAAGCCCTTTACCACCCACGACGCTGACCATGATACAAGTGGGGGCAACTGCGCGGTGATTGTCCACGGCGCCTGGTGGTACGGATCCTGCTATCAATCCAATCTCAACGGGCGCTATGCGACGTCCCAGGCCACTGCCCACAAGTACGGCATCGACTGGGCCTCAGGCCTGGGCGTGGGCCACCCTTACCGCAGGGTTCGCATGATGCTTCGCTAG
- the FCN3 gene encoding ficolin-3 isoform X1, whose protein sequence is MGLLWTPLSLLLLLLGKPACMRTQDHPSCPEPRELETSKVVLLSSCPGAPGSPGEKGAPGPQGPPGPPGKMGPKGEPGNPANLLRCQEGPRSCQELLSQGATLSGWYHLCLPEGKALLVFCDMDTEGGGWLVFQRRQDGSVDFFRSWSSYKAGFGSQESKFWLGNENLHQLTLQGTWELRVELEDFNGNRTFASYESFHLLGDTDHYQLVLGKFLKGTAGDSLSFHSGKPFTTHDADHDTSGGNCAVIVHGAWWYGSCYQSNLNGRYATSQATAHKYGIDWASGLGVGHPYRRVRMMLR, encoded by the exons ATGGGCCTACTGTGGACCCCACTCTCCCTTTTGCTCCTCTTGCTTGGGAAGCCTGCCTGCATGAGGACCCAGGACCACCCCAGCTGTCCAG AACCCAGGGAACTGGAAACCAGCAAGGTTGTCCTCCTGTCCAGCTGTCCTGGAGCCCCAGGAAGTCCTGGGGAGAAAGGAGCTCCAGGTCCTCAAG GGCCACCTGGACCACCGGGCAAGATGGGCCCCAAGGGTGAGCCTG GAAATCCAGCGAACCTGCTCCGATGCCAGGAGG GCCCCAGGagctgccaggagctgctgaGCCAGGGCGCCACCTTGAGTGGTTGGTACCACCTGTGTCTACCTGAGGGCAAAGCCCTCCTTGTCTTTTGTGACATGGACACTGAAGGAGGTGGCTGGCTG GTGTTCCAGAGGCGACAGGATGGTTCTGTGGATTTCTTCCGCTCTTGGTCCTCCTACAAAGCAGGTTTTGGGAGCCAGGAGTCCAAATTCTGGCTGGGGAATGAGAATTTGCACCAGCTTACCCTCCAGG gTACCTGGGAGCTGCGGGTGGAGCTGGAGGACTTCAATGGCAACCGCACCTTTGCCAGCTATGAGTCCTTCCACCTCCTTGGGGACACAGATCACTACCAGCTGGTTCTGGGCAAGTTCTTAAAGGGCACTGCAG GGGACTCCCTGAGCTTCCACAGCGGGAAGCCCTTTACCACCCACGACGCTGACCATGATACAAGTGGGGGCAACTGCGCGGTGATTGTCCACGGCGCCTGGTGGTACGGATCCTGCTATCAATCCAATCTCAACGGGCGCTATGCGACGTCCCAGGCCACTGCCCACAAGTACGGCATCGACTGGGCCTCAGGCCTGGGCGTGGGCCACCCTTACCGCAGGGTTCGCATGATGCTTCGCTAG